Proteins encoded together in one Bacteroidota bacterium window:
- a CDS encoding polyprenol monophosphomannose synthase, which translates to MTDSLVIIPTYNEKDNIEKIIRKVFSLPKDFHILIVEDNSPDGTAGIVKSMMKEFDGKLFIEERKGKLGLGTAYIHGFKWGIQKGYDYIFEMDADFSHNPEDLTRLYEACATQGADVSVGSRYIKGINVVNWPISRILMSYFASMYVRIVTGIKVKDTTAGFVCYRRKVLETINLDRIRFIGYAFQIEMKYTAWKLGFKIIEVPIIFTDRTAGESKMSSKIFKEAILGVISMRLKNIKKMHKAH; encoded by the coding sequence GTGACAGATAGCTTAGTAATCATACCTACTTATAACGAAAAGGATAATATTGAGAAGATTATCCGTAAGGTTTTCTCCCTGCCAAAGGATTTCCACATCCTTATTGTTGAGGACAATTCCCCCGATGGTACAGCGGGTATCGTAAAATCCATGATGAAAGAGTTTGATGGAAAGCTTTTCATTGAAGAAAGAAAAGGAAAGCTTGGCCTGGGAACTGCCTATATTCATGGTTTTAAATGGGGCATTCAAAAAGGATATGATTATATCTTTGAAATGGATGCCGATTTTAGCCATAATCCGGAAGATTTAACCAGACTTTATGAGGCATGTGCTACACAAGGAGCAGATGTTTCAGTGGGTTCCCGTTACATCAAAGGCATAAATGTAGTTAATTGGCCCATCAGCAGGATACTTATGTCTTACTTCGCTTCCATGTACGTGAGGATTGTCACAGGTATTAAGGTAAAGGATACTACGGCCGGGTTTGTTTGTTATCGCAGGAAAGTACTGGAAACCATTAATCTGGATAGAATTCGTTTTATCGGTTATGCGTTTCAGATTGAAATGAAATATACGGCCTGGAAACTTGGATTCAAGATTATCGAAGTGCCCATAATATTTACCGACCGGACGGCCGGTGAATCCAAAATGAGCTCCAAGATTTTTAAGGAAGCCATCCTTGGGGTTATTAGCATGCGTCTTAAGAATATTAAAAAAATGCATAAGGCTCATTGA
- a CDS encoding choice-of-anchor J domain-containing protein, protein MKAFLKTLANLLMIALLASGLTHCVKKDFDEPPIQQIPVGTILTIGDLYDIYADSGQYTFTHDYSLYATVTMDESSGNIYRSAFIQDSSGAINLRLRNPGGLRVGDMIRVYLKNCIVSDYENLLQIDNVDNDSNIIINATGKYLNPESVTINQIKSGNYLSKLIRLENVEFANSELGKTWAETSDYANRTLTDCNGNTIIVRTSDYANFAEDVLPQGNGSLVAIAAVYREDWQLYVRTITEVSMNGPRCDSTGGGLEQISIAEVRALYSGSSVTLPEGKKIVGVITSDKDNENLPGQNAFIQETGGAGIALRFTDWHDFPMGAMVEIDISGQELSDYKGLVQINNLPLSNAVTTGTGQMPAPAELTIAQLNSAYDDYQGELVKISNVLISNSSGYTTYKYTTILNDGTGQIDMFTYDWASFANEPFPTETVTITGIASYYDGPQISIRNLDDVVIGGGGGGNTGVFTVDFQNQVNYEDITISGWVNQALEGTRVWIAREFSGDIYAQATSYNSGEHEVMWLITQPIDLTTLNQPKMEFETAKAYWDHSGLSVLISNDFDGVNIENATWTPLSATLAGENDPDHEWIPSGVIDLSVYSGTVYVGFRYEGDDNASQNTTFRVDDVKVYENRK, encoded by the coding sequence ATGAAGGCATTTCTTAAAACTCTCGCTAACCTTTTAATGATTGCATTACTTGCATCCGGTTTGACCCATTGCGTGAAAAAAGATTTTGATGAGCCGCCTATTCAGCAGATCCCGGTAGGTACTATTCTTACCATTGGTGATCTATATGATATCTATGCAGATAGCGGTCAGTACACTTTTACACACGATTACTCTCTTTATGCCACGGTCACCATGGATGAAAGCTCAGGAAACATATACCGTAGTGCCTTTATCCAGGATTCATCAGGAGCGATTAACCTTCGGCTCAGAAATCCCGGTGGGCTTAGAGTAGGGGATATGATCCGGGTGTACCTGAAGAACTGCATCGTCTCGGATTATGAGAATCTTTTGCAAATTGATAATGTCGATAATGATTCAAACATCATAATCAATGCTACCGGAAAGTACCTGAATCCTGAATCCGTTACTATAAACCAGATAAAATCCGGTAATTATCTCTCTAAACTCATTCGTCTTGAAAATGTTGAATTTGCCAATTCGGAGCTTGGGAAAACCTGGGCAGAGACCTCGGATTATGCCAACCGTACACTCACGGATTGCAATGGGAATACAATTATTGTCAGGACCAGCGACTATGCCAATTTTGCAGAGGATGTTCTTCCTCAAGGTAACGGATCTCTGGTTGCCATTGCAGCGGTTTACCGCGAAGATTGGCAATTGTATGTGAGGACTATCACGGAGGTTTCTATGAATGGACCAAGGTGTGACAGTACCGGTGGCGGGTTGGAGCAAATCAGCATTGCTGAAGTGCGGGCTTTGTATTCCGGTAGCTCCGTAACCTTGCCTGAAGGAAAGAAAATTGTGGGAGTGATCACTTCCGATAAAGATAATGAGAATTTGCCCGGTCAAAACGCCTTTATCCAGGAAACAGGAGGCGCTGGTATCGCCTTGAGATTTACCGATTGGCATGACTTTCCTATGGGTGCAATGGTAGAGATCGATATCTCCGGCCAGGAACTTTCAGATTACAAAGGACTGGTTCAGATTAATAACTTACCCCTGAGCAATGCAGTTACTACAGGAACCGGACAAATGCCTGCACCCGCCGAGCTAACCATTGCTCAATTAAACTCTGCCTATGATGATTACCAGGGGGAACTGGTTAAAATTAGCAATGTTCTCATCTCTAATAGTTCTGGTTATACTACCTATAAATACACCACCATCCTGAACGACGGTACAGGCCAGATAGATATGTTTACATACGACTGGGCCTCTTTTGCCAATGAACCTTTCCCAACAGAGACAGTGACCATTACCGGTATCGCTTCTTATTATGACGGGCCACAGATATCCATCCGTAACCTTGATGATGTGGTTATCGGTGGCGGTGGCGGTGGAAATACAGGCGTCTTTACTGTCGATTTCCAAAACCAGGTAAACTATGAAGATATTACTATATCCGGCTGGGTTAATCAGGCTCTCGAAGGTACACGCGTCTGGATTGCAAGAGAATTTTCAGGAGATATCTATGCACAAGCTACTTCCTATAACTCAGGTGAACACGAAGTGATGTGGCTGATTACCCAACCTATTGACCTCACTACCCTGAATCAACCCAAAATGGAATTTGAAACGGCAAAAGCATATTGGGACCACAGTGGACTTTCGGTTCTCATTTCCAATGATTTTGATGGAGTGAATATTGAAAATGCTACATGGACACCCTTGAGTGCTACCCTGGCAGGCGAAAATGATCCCGATCATGAATGGATACCCTCTGGAGTGATCGACCTTTCCGTATACTCAGGAACAGTTTATGTCGGATTTCGCTACGAAGGTGATGATAATGCCAGCCAGAATACTACATTCAGAGTAGATGATGTTAAAGTATATGAAAACCGGAAGTGA
- a CDS encoding dihydroorotase, which produces MKSRKNYLIRNARIVNEGEIFEGGVLVEGDRITAVYRKDKQYTGSLPEDTLIINASGQYLIPGVIDDQVHFREPGLTHKADIYTESRAAVAGGITSFMEMPNTIPQTLTQTLLEEKYKLAASKSLANFSFYMGASNDNLDEVLKTNPENVCGVKVFMGASTGNMLVDDPATLAGIFGKSPLLVAVHCEDETIIKENLASYKEEYGDNIPIEFHPEIRSEEACYESSSFAVRLAKKYGTRLHVLHLSTARELGLFDNQIPLKDKKITCEVCVHHLWFSSDDYQELGALIKWNPAVKTEHDREALLEALKMDIIDVVATDHAPHTLDEKSKPYTQAPSGGPLVQHALPAMLDFYQKGRIPLWKVVEKMCHAPADCFKIKDRGFIREGYFADLVLIDLNNPWIVDDSNILYKCAWSPFNGNTFGAKVTKTFVNGNLVYDDGLFDESNFGQRLIFER; this is translated from the coding sequence ATGAAATCCCGGAAAAATTATCTCATACGGAACGCTCGTATTGTAAATGAAGGTGAAATTTTCGAAGGTGGCGTGCTTGTCGAAGGTGACCGAATTACCGCTGTTTACCGCAAGGATAAACAATACACCGGGTCTTTACCCGAAGATACTTTAATAATTAATGCCTCAGGTCAATATCTCATACCCGGTGTAATCGACGACCAGGTACATTTCCGGGAACCCGGACTAACCCATAAAGCAGATATTTACACGGAATCCAGGGCTGCCGTTGCCGGAGGAATCACTTCCTTTATGGAAATGCCTAACACGATACCGCAAACGCTTACCCAAACCCTCCTGGAAGAAAAATATAAACTTGCCGCCTCTAAATCTCTTGCTAATTTCTCTTTCTACATGGGGGCTTCCAATGATAACCTGGACGAAGTCCTGAAAACAAATCCCGAAAATGTATGCGGGGTAAAGGTCTTTATGGGCGCTTCCACAGGAAATATGCTGGTGGATGATCCCGCAACGCTTGCCGGCATTTTCGGGAAATCACCTCTGCTGGTAGCAGTCCATTGCGAAGATGAAACGATCATTAAAGAAAATCTGGCTTCTTATAAAGAAGAATATGGAGATAATATTCCCATAGAGTTCCACCCGGAAATACGCAGTGAAGAGGCTTGCTATGAATCATCTTCCTTTGCCGTTCGACTGGCAAAAAAATACGGAACACGCCTCCATGTTCTTCACCTCTCAACCGCAAGGGAACTTGGGCTGTTTGATAATCAGATCCCCTTAAAAGATAAAAAGATCACTTGTGAGGTTTGTGTGCATCACCTTTGGTTCTCAAGCGATGACTATCAGGAATTGGGAGCTTTAATAAAATGGAACCCGGCTGTAAAAACGGAACACGACAGGGAAGCTCTTCTGGAAGCACTTAAGATGGACATCATCGATGTTGTGGCAACCGACCATGCCCCGCATACCCTCGATGAAAAATCAAAACCATATACCCAGGCTCCTTCCGGAGGTCCGCTCGTTCAACATGCTCTGCCTGCTATGCTTGATTTTTATCAGAAAGGTCGTATTCCGTTATGGAAAGTAGTGGAAAAAATGTGCCATGCCCCGGCCGATTGTTTCAAAATTAAAGATAGAGGATTTATCAGAGAGGGTTATTTCGCCGACCTCGTTCTGATTGACCTTAACAATCCCTGGATCGTTGATGATTCCAATATTCTCTATAAATGCGCATGGTCTCCTTTTAACGGGAATACCTTTGGGGCAAAAGTTACCAAAACCTTTGTAAACGGAAACCTGGTTTATGACGATGGCCTGTTTGATGAAAGCAATTTTGGCCAACGTTTGATTTTTGAAAGATAA
- a CDS encoding RNA-binding S4 domain-containing protein, translated as MEAVRIDKWLWAIRIFKTRSQASEACRSGRIRIADIQVKASREIREGDIVHIRVGPLTRIIKATGLIENRVSGKLAVEFYEDLTPAEEIEKIRLLKEVNYEKREKGTGRPTKKERRLIDRLKKSKF; from the coding sequence ATGGAAGCGGTAAGGATTGACAAATGGTTATGGGCCATCAGGATATTCAAGACCCGCTCACAGGCTTCCGAAGCGTGCCGTTCGGGCAGAATCCGGATAGCCGACATTCAGGTAAAGGCTTCCAGGGAGATCAGGGAGGGAGATATTGTCCACATTCGTGTTGGGCCTTTAACCAGAATCATTAAAGCGACCGGACTAATAGAAAACCGGGTATCCGGGAAACTTGCGGTAGAGTTTTATGAAGATCTTACGCCTGCTGAGGAAATTGAAAAGATCCGTTTGTTGAAGGAAGTCAATTATGAAAAAAGGGAAAAAGGTACCGGGCGTCCTACCAAGAAAGAAAGAAGGTTGATTGACCGCTTAAAGAAATCAAAATTTTAA